TATAACGCTTGATCGCCAATCATTTTCGGCGCAGGATCACTCGATGAGTAAGCTATTACGCATTTTTTAAATGGTGGCTGCTTCTAAGCCAACATCCTCACTGTCTGTGTAATCCCACATCCTTTCCACTCAGCGTTATTTAGGCACCTTAGCTGCTGGTCTGGGTTGTTTCCCTCTCGACAATGAAGCTTATCCCCCACTGTCTCACTGCCACGTTCCATTGCACGGTATTCGGAGTTTGATAAGGTTTGGTAAGCGGGTGTGCCCCCTAGCCTTGTCAGTGCTCTACCCCCGCGCATCAGCACGTGACGCTGCACCTAAATGCATTTCGAAGAGAACCAGCTATCACGGGGTTTGATTAGCCTTTCACTCCTACCCTCAGCTCATCAGAGAACTTTTCAACGTTCACCTGTTCGGTCCTCCACATGGTTTTACCCATGCTTCAACCTGGCCAAGGGTAGGTCACCTCCGCTTCGGGTCCAGTACCTGCGACTTAATGCGCCCTATTCGGACTTGCTTTCGCTGCGACTCCGGGCCGGAAGCCCTTAGTCTTGCCACAAACACTGACTCGCAGACTCATTAAACAAAAGGCACGCCATCGCAGATTGCTCTGCTCTGACACTTTGTAGACATACGGTTTCAGGTTCTATTTCACTCCGCTCACAGCGGTTCTTTTCACCTTTCCCTCGCGGTACTTGTTCACTATCGGTCGCCAACTAGTATTTAGCCTTGCGCGGTGGTCCGCGCTGATTCATACATCGTTCCACGTGTGATGTATTACTCAGGATACCACTAATTCCCACTCTGGATTTCGTCTACAGGGCTTTCACCTTCTATGGCCAGCCTTTCCAGACTGTTCTACTATCCACTATGGTCGAATATGTCGTGGTCCTACAACCCCGAAGGAGTACCTTCGGTTTGGGCTCCATCCGCTTTCGCTCGCCACTACTTACGGAATCGATTTCTCTTTCTTTTCCTCCGCTTACTGAGATGTTTCACTTCAGCGGGTATTGCGTTTCATACCCTATGTATTCAGGTATGAACGACCAGGTATTACCCCAGTCAGGTTACCCCATTCGGACACCCCCGGATCATCGCTTGCTTGCAGCTTCCCGAGGTTTTTCGCAGCTTGCCGCGTCCTTCTTCGCCTGTTGGCACCAAGGCATTCACCGTACGCCCTTACTTACTTCATCATATTGCAAAAGTTTTTTACCACTCCTACAATACCACAAAGCCCTTTCGTGACTTACTGTATTGTCTTTTTATCTTGGTATGCATGTTTTTGTGTTGTTGTAGTTGTTGTTATTCAACTACCCACTTGTTGGAAAGCGATTGCTTCTCAGCAATCGTTTTCTTTGCCACGCAGATGTCAATTTTCGTCTTCCTTCCAATAAGCAATTTCTTGGTGGGCCTGACAGGACTTGAACCTGTGACCCCGCGCTTATCAAGCGCGTGCTCTAACCAACTGAGCTACAGGCCCGGCTTGGGTCTCTTGCAGTTGATAGGGAATAGGTAACAGTTAATAGTTAACAAGTAATGGTTAATAGTTAACAGTTCTTTTCCTCTTTCAACCCGCTTACCGAAACTGGTGGAGGCACGGGGACTCGAACCCCGGACATCCAGCTTGCAAAGCTGGCGCTCTACCAACTGAGCTATACCCCCAGTTGCGGTTCTTTCTGAAAAAAAGGCCGTGACGCACGTCGTACCGGCTCCGCTCAAAGGCGAGCCTGCTTTACACATCTTGTTGTAGTTCGTTGCGCTCCCTCGCGAGATACGCTTTCTCATCCCTCGGGACGAGAGCCGACCTATGCAGTCAATGCTGCACTTACTCCATAGAAAGGAGGTGATCCAGCCGCAGGTTCCCCTACGGCTACCTTGTTACGACTTCATCCCAGTTACCAGTCTCACCTTAGGACCCTGCCTCCTTGCGGTTGGCTTCAGATACTTCGGGTGCGACCGGCTTCCATGATGTGACGGGCGGTGTGTACAAGACCCGGGAACGTATTCACGGCGCCGTAGCTGATGCGCCATTACTAGCGATTCCGGCTTCGTGTAGGCGGGTTGCAGCCTACAGTCCGAACTGGGCCCAGTTTTCAGGATTTCCTCCGCCTCGCGGCTTCGGCCCCCTCTGTACTGGGCATTGTAGTACGTGTGCAGCCCTGGGCATAAGGGCCATACTGACCTGACGTCGTCCCCACCTTCCTCCCAGTTGATCTGGGCAGTCTCGCCAGAGTCCCCGACATTACTCGATGGTAACTGGCAACAGGGGTTGCGCTCGTTGCTGGACTTAACCAAACATCTCACGACACGAGCTGACGACGGCCATGCAGCACCTGTGTAACGCCTCCGAAGAGTCGCATGCTTTCACATGTTGTTCATTACATGTCAAGCCCAGGTAAGGTTCTTCGCGTTGCATCGAATTAAGCCACATACTCCACCGCTTGTGCGGGTCCCCGTCAATTTCTTTGAGTTTTAATCTTGCGACCGTACTCCCCAGGCGGCACGCTTAACGCGTTAGCTCCGGCACGCAGGGGGTCGATTCCCCGCACACCAAGCGTGCACCGTTTACTGCCAGGACTACAGGGGTATCTAATCCCTTTCGCTCCCCTGGCCTTCGTGCCTCAGCGTCAGTTAATGTCCAGGAACCCGCCTTCGCCACGAGTGTTCCTCTCGATATCTACGCATTTCACTGCTACACCGAGAATTCCGGTTCCCCCTCCATTACTCTAGTCTCGCAGTATCATGTGCAATCCAGGGGTTGAGCCCCTGCCTTTCACACACGACTTACGAAACAGCCTACGCACGCTTTACGCCCAGTGATTCCGAACAACGCTTGAGACCTCTGTATTACCGCGGCTGCTGGCACAGAGTTAGCCGTCTCTTCCTCTTGTGGTACTATCTTTTTAATTTGCTCCCACATGACAGGGGTTTACAATCCGAAGACCTTCATTCCCCCACGCGGCGTCGCACCATCAGGGTTGCCCCCATTGTGAATGATTCTCGACTGCTGCCACCCGTAGGTGTCTGGACCGTGTCTCAGTTCCAGTGTGGCCGGACATCCTCTCAGACCGGCTACCCGTCATCGCCTTGGTGAGCCGTTACCTCACCAACTAACTAATAGGCCGCGAGCCCATCTCCTAGCGCATTGCTGCTTTGATCTTTCAATCGTATGCGGTATTAATCCCGGTTTCCCAGGGCTATCCCCCACTAAGAGGCAGGTTACTCACGTGTTACTCACCCGTGCGCCACTAGAGAATTATTAGCAAGCTAGCAATTCTCCCGTTCGACTTGCATGTCTTATCCACGCCGCCAGCGTTCGTTCTGAGCCAGAATCAAACTCTCCATCAAATATAATTTTTGAAATTGCTGGACCAAATGGAATCTCTCGATTTCATTTGCGCCATGCTTCGCAAGCTCTTCACTCGGGTTTGTCTCCCTCATGCCTCTTCGCTTATACCAGCACGGCGCGCGTCACGACCTTTTTTCCTTCCCTTGCTTCTACCAACCCTACCCTCTCAGAGCTAGGTCGCTCCTTCAAGCCGGTACTCCTCCGGGCGATTCTCATCGCTCAAAGGACGGCCCTGCGTAGGGTTCGGTAGTCATTCCCTTGAAAATCTTCTTATCGGCGCTCTCTATCTAAAAAAGCTTCCTGCAGACGGCCGGCTTCCCTTCCCATCGATCCCCTCTCCGGGTCCCTCAGGGCCGTTGGCCTTTCGTACTGCCGCCGTGTTGGCGTGCCGAGAAGTCTACCAAAACATACTTATTTGTCAATATATTTTGAACCAAAAATTATCCGGACTGCTTTCCAATTTAGAAATGTCCATTCCTAATATTCTAATAATGAATAAAATACGTTTTTGTCATACTCCTTTTTCCACTCGTCATTTTTTTGAACATTCTCCTTTTCTTCCCTTTCATATACCTTTCTTCCCTCCTTGCCGCATGGTTGGAGAAACAAAGGGCATCCGGCGTCATATCTCTATGGGCATGGATGGCCTCCGCGTTCGCCTGGGCTGACTTATCTTCCCTGATTGCGTGATTGTTATTGAAAAAGCTGCTTATATAAGCTGACGCGTCCTTGCAGGGATCATGGCGTTTTCCCCTGTAGCGACCCTGTTGTTTTCAAAGGTCAGATTGCCCAGGTCAATAGTAACAGTTCCACTGTTTATCCTGTGGAGAGGAAGGAATAAGGAGATATGAAACCCATGCATGTCCTTTTCTCTCCGCGCTACCCAATAAACAGGGGCGCAGCATGATGCCGCGCCCCTGTCCGCTTCCGGATCACGCCGGAAATACGGGCTTTTCAGTTATTTCTTTTCCTTGGTAAAGTCAAGCTTGCCTCCCTTTTCCCGGACCACGATTTCCGTCCCTTCCGGGAAGTCTCCTTCCAGGAGTTTAAGGCTGAGGGGGTCCAGCAGGTCGTGCTGGATGGCACGCTTGAGGGGACGGGCTCCATAGACGGGGTCAAAGCCGTGGTCCGCTACCAGGGCCGTAGCCTCTGGAGTCATGCGCAGGAACAGGCCCTTGGCTTCCAAGCGCTTGCGGACACGCTGAAGCTGAATGTCCACAATACCCTTGAGTTCTTCCGCCGTCAGCCGGTCAAAGATGATGATTTCATCAATGCGGTTCAGGAATTCCGGGCGGAAGTGACCCCGCAGGGCTTCCATCGCCTTGGCTTCGCGCTGTTCCGCGTTGATTTCATTGAGGATGTACTGGCTGCCGATGTTGGACGTCATGATGATGACCGTGTTGCGGAAGTCCACCGTACGTCCCTGCCCGTCCGTAATGCGGCCGTCGTCCAGAACCTGGAGAAGTACATTGAAAACGTCCGGATGGGCCTTTTCAATTTCATCAAACAGAATCACGCAGTAGGGACGGCGCCGCACGGCTTCGGAAAGCTGGCCGCCTTCTTCGTAGCCCACGTATCCGGGAGGAGCCCCGATAAGCCGGGCTACGGAGTGTTTTTCCATGTATTCGGACATGTCTATCCGGATCATGGCGTTTTCATCGTCAAAGAGGAATTCCGCCAGCGCCTTGCTGAGTTCCGTCTTGCCCACGCCCGTGGGCCCCAGGAACATGAAGGAGCCGATGGGCCTGTTTTCATCCTGAAGCCCCGCACGGGCACGGCGCACGGCGTCAGACACGGCCTTGACCGCCTGCTTCTGCCCGATGACGCGGGCTCCGAGGCGTTCCTCCATGTGGACGAGCTTGGCGCGTTCCCCTTCCTGCAGGCGTGCGGCGGGAATGCCGGTCCAGGTGGCGACCACCTTGGCGATGTCCGCCTCCGTGACTTCCTCCTTCAGCAGGCCTCCGTCCGCCTTCTGCATCTTGTTGAGTTTTTCCTTTCCCTCCGCCAGGGCCCGTTCGGCCTCCGGCAGTTCTCCGTAAGTGATTTCAGAGGCGCGTGTCAAGTCGCCCATCCGCTTGGCCCGTTCGCTTTCAATCTTGAGGGCCTCTATTTTTTCCTGTTCCACGCGGACGGCGTCCAGCGCGGCTTTTTCACTCTTCCACTGGGCAATCATCGAACCGGATTTTTCCTTCAGGTCAGCCAGTTCCTTGGTGATCTTTTCCAGACGGGCCTTGCTGTCCGCGTCTTCCTCCTTCGCGAGCGCCTGCCGCTCCATTTCGAGCTGCATAGTTTCGCGTTCAATCTGGTCAATTTCCGAAGGCATGGAGTCCAGTTCAATCTTGAGCCGGGCGGCGGCCTCGTCCACCAGGTCCACCGCCTTGTCGGGCAGGAACCGGTCGGAAATGTAGCGGTCGGAAAGAGTGGCGGCGGCCACGATGGCGGCATCCGTGATGCGCACGCCGTGGTGCACTTCATACCGTTCCTTTAATCCGCGCAGAATGGCGATCGTATCCTCCACGCTGGGTTCCGCCACCATGACGGGCTGGAACCGGCGTTCCAGGGCGGCATCCTTTTCAATGTACTTGCGGTATTCGTCCAGCGTCGTCGCGCCGATGGTACGCAGTTCGCCGCGCGCCAGGGCGGGCTTGAGCAGGTTGGACGCATCCACGGCCCCTTCGCTGGCGCCCGCTCCCACAATGGTGTGCAGTTCGTCAATGAAGAGGATGATTTCACCGTTGGATTCCGTCACTTCCTTCAGGAAAGATTTCAAGCGTTCCTCGAATTCCCCGCGATACTTGGCCCCGGCAAGCATGGACCCGATGTTCAGGGACACGATGCGCTTGTTGCGCATGCTTTCCGGAACGTCGCCGTTCACGATGCGGCGCGCCAGACCTTCCGCAATGGCGGTCTTCCCTACGCCGGGCTCGCCGATGAGCACGGGATTGTTCTTGGTTCTGCGGGAAAGTATCTGGAGTACGCGGCGGATTTCCGTGTCACGGCCGATCACCGGGTCGATTTTTCCGGCGCGGGCGCGGGCCGTCAGGTCCGTGCCGTATTTTTCCAGCGTCTGGTACTTGCCTTCCGGATTGTCGTCCGTTACGCGCTGGTTGCCGCGCACTTCCTTCATGGCGGCCAGATAATTGTCCTTGGTCAGGCCGAACGTGTCGGTCAGCTGGTGCACCTTGTTCTGCGTGTCCAGGGCGCCCAGCATGAAATGTTCCACACTGAGGTAGTCGTCCTTGAGCTTTTTGCGCTCTTCCTCCGCGGCCTGCATCACGGTAGCCAGGTCACGGCCTATCTGCGGCTGTGTGGAAGCTCCGCTCTGGGTGGGTTCATGGGCCACTTCACTCTTTGCGGCCTGAAGGAGAAGTCCCGGATCACAGGATGCCTTGCGGAGAATGGGAGGCAGAATGCCGCCTTCCTGCTCCAACAACGCCACCAGAACATCAAGAGAAGAGATTTCCGGCTTTCCCAGCCGCCCCGCGGCCTGCTGCGCCTGCATCAGCGCTTCTTGAAATTTTGTTGTTAGATTATTAAGCATGGTATGTTGGTGTTTTAGACATAAGAATGGTCCCAACCGTTGAATAGGTAAACAAGATTTTTCCTGTTATCTAAAAATTTATCTCCGGAAATCTTACTATGTCGTTGCCATGGACTGCTTCTTTTCATAAATTGAATTCTTCCTTTCTCATTACCTTTTATTCGACATCACAATGACCTCTTTTTTCCCCTCGCTCGCCTGCTCCGTTCTGTTCCTGGCTCCCATGCCCGTTTTCTCCAAGGAAATGCCTTCCCCGTACCCGGCCCCTGAATCCGGGCTGCGCCTGACTCCTCCGGAATCACCGGCTCCCCTCCTGAATGAACCGCGGCTCTTCGGAGCCCGTCCCGGCTCTCCCATCCAGTTCTCCGTCTGCGCCAGCGGAGAACGCCCCATGAGCTTCGCCGCCGCCAAACTTCCTCCAGGGCTGAAGCTGGACAAGGAAACCGGCATCATCACAGGTAAAATCAGCCGCCCGGGAGTTTATTCCTTTCCCGTGCAGGCAAGCAACAGCCACGGCAAAACACAAGGAACCATCACCATCCGCATCGGGCAGGAAATATGCCTGACGCCTCCCATGGGCTGGAGCAGCTGGTATTCCTACAGCGGCGGCGTAAGCCAGGAAAACATCCTGAAAACCGCCCGTCTGCTCGTAAATTCCGGGCTGGCCCGCTACGGCTACAGCTACGTCAACATTGACGATTGCTGGCAGGGCGCCAGAGGCGGCAAGTACCGCGCCATCCAGCCCAACAAGCGCTTTCCGGACATGAAGGCCATGTGCAATGAAATCCACAGCCTCGGACTCAAGGCGGGGATTTATTCCTCCCCGTGGATGGGCACTTATGCCGGCTACATAGGCGGTTCTTCCCCCAATCCCCAGGGAGATTATTCCTCTCTGGCTCTTCCGGAAAACAAACGTCCGCAACCCGACCAGTTGTTTGGCGCCTGCCCGGGGTCCAAACAACTGGGAGCCACCAAGGTCGGCCCCGTATGGATGGTTACCCAGGATGCCCGGCAGTGGGCGGAATGGGGGTTCGATTACGTGAAGATGGACTGGTACCTGATCGACGTACCTAATACGGAGAGAATCGCCTCAGACTTGAAAAAAAGCGGCAGGGATATTGTCCTGAGCGTCTCCAATTCAACCCCGTTTGAAATTGCCGGTCCCATCAGCAAAATAACCAACGTATGGCGCACTACCGGAGATATTGAAGACCATTGGGGCAGCTTGAAAAAAATCGCTTCCTCCCAGGGGAAATGGCAGCCTTACACCAGACCGGGACACTGGAATGATCCCGATATGCTCCAGATCGGCCGGCTGGGCAAAGTCGGGCGTGCGAACACCACTTTCGAACCCACCCGGCTGACTCCGGATGAACAATATTTCCAAATGTCCTTCTGGTCCATTATGTCCGCCCCCCTGATCATTTCATGCGATCTGGAGCATCTGGACGATTTTACCCGGGGCCTCCTGTGCAACAGGGAAGTGATTGCCGTCAACCAGACATTTTACGGACCTGCGGAAAAGGTCTTATCCGCCAATGATTGCGAAGTATGGGTCAAACCATTGGACGGCACCCGGTGCGCCATCGGCTTCTTCAATACGGGCAACCAGCGCCGGACCGTCAAGGTGCCGCTTTCCCTCCTCAAATTGAAATCTCCGCAAAACGTCCGGGACTTGTGGAAACAGGAAGACGCCGGCACCATCCGGCAGGAAATGAATGTGGAACTTAACCCGCACGGGGCGTCCCTGTTTCTTTTGGACGGCAAAAAATAAAGAGGGTGCCGGTTCATCCCCGGATGCCATCCTGCAAATGACAAGCGCCCGGGGACCGGAAAAAGACGCAGAGCCAAGGCGCCGGCCAAAACCGGGCGATTTCTCCGCAGGGGTATTTTCCGGACCGGGGCGCTTGTTGCTCCCTGCCGCTAACTGCGGGGCAATTTATCCAGGGCGGCGTTCAAAGTCATCACGTTAATCACGTTTTCCCCCAGAATGCCTCCACTGATGAAATGTTCGGCCACCGTCTTCCGGATTTTTTCCGGGTCCTCTCCCCGGGCGGCGGCAACGCGGTTCACCTGGAATTCCGCCGCCTCCGGTG
This genomic stretch from Akkermansia biwaensis harbors:
- the clpB gene encoding ATP-dependent chaperone ClpB, which codes for MLNNLTTKFQEALMQAQQAAGRLGKPEISSLDVLVALLEQEGGILPPILRKASCDPGLLLQAAKSEVAHEPTQSGASTQPQIGRDLATVMQAAEEERKKLKDDYLSVEHFMLGALDTQNKVHQLTDTFGLTKDNYLAAMKEVRGNQRVTDDNPEGKYQTLEKYGTDLTARARAGKIDPVIGRDTEIRRVLQILSRRTKNNPVLIGEPGVGKTAIAEGLARRIVNGDVPESMRNKRIVSLNIGSMLAGAKYRGEFEERLKSFLKEVTESNGEIILFIDELHTIVGAGASEGAVDASNLLKPALARGELRTIGATTLDEYRKYIEKDAALERRFQPVMVAEPSVEDTIAILRGLKERYEVHHGVRITDAAIVAAATLSDRYISDRFLPDKAVDLVDEAAARLKIELDSMPSEIDQIERETMQLEMERQALAKEEDADSKARLEKITKELADLKEKSGSMIAQWKSEKAALDAVRVEQEKIEALKIESERAKRMGDLTRASEITYGELPEAERALAEGKEKLNKMQKADGGLLKEEVTEADIAKVVATWTGIPAARLQEGERAKLVHMEERLGARVIGQKQAVKAVSDAVRRARAGLQDENRPIGSFMFLGPTGVGKTELSKALAEFLFDDENAMIRIDMSEYMEKHSVARLIGAPPGYVGYEEGGQLSEAVRRRPYCVILFDEIEKAHPDVFNVLLQVLDDGRITDGQGRTVDFRNTVIIMTSNIGSQYILNEINAEQREAKAMEALRGHFRPEFLNRIDEIIIFDRLTAEELKGIVDIQLQRVRKRLEAKGLFLRMTPEATALVADHGFDPVYGARPLKRAIQHDLLDPLSLKLLEGDFPEGTEIVVREKGGKLDFTKEKK
- a CDS encoding putative Ig domain-containing protein, producing the protein MTSFFPSLACSVLFLAPMPVFSKEMPSPYPAPESGLRLTPPESPAPLLNEPRLFGARPGSPIQFSVCASGERPMSFAAAKLPPGLKLDKETGIITGKISRPGVYSFPVQASNSHGKTQGTITIRIGQEICLTPPMGWSSWYSYSGGVSQENILKTARLLVNSGLARYGYSYVNIDDCWQGARGGKYRAIQPNKRFPDMKAMCNEIHSLGLKAGIYSSPWMGTYAGYIGGSSPNPQGDYSSLALPENKRPQPDQLFGACPGSKQLGATKVGPVWMVTQDARQWAEWGFDYVKMDWYLIDVPNTERIASDLKKSGRDIVLSVSNSTPFEIAGPISKITNVWRTTGDIEDHWGSLKKIASSQGKWQPYTRPGHWNDPDMLQIGRLGKVGRANTTFEPTRLTPDEQYFQMSFWSIMSAPLIISCDLEHLDDFTRGLLCNREVIAVNQTFYGPAEKVLSANDCEVWVKPLDGTRCAIGFFNTGNQRRTVKVPLSLLKLKSPQNVRDLWKQEDAGTIRQEMNVELNPHGASLFLLDGKK